The Triplophysa rosa linkage group LG3, Trosa_1v2, whole genome shotgun sequence genome has a segment encoding these proteins:
- the tmem231 gene encoding transmembrane protein 231, with amino-acid sequence MAFYEAYSHPALVRYKTNICTRATLFVMVVLCLTYISPLLVAYRSQGFWLKRSTYEEQPVVQFQYDMILIGATNTAGNYVAWSTFPNFNRLVGDNLRIPSVSVQEEDRNQDGKSDFLNLQINIPLKPEEQMFTIQLLLTFTYQLFVCIQCIHIQYTTICLSVFCNICICLFIHLSIFLEDVYRCNADPCICSAFLICARFSAVHQCRSKASPANSSSSPRGTCCLQRGCL; translated from the exons ATGGCTTTTTACGAGGCTTACTCTCATCCCGCTTTAGTAagatacaaaacaaatatttgcacGAGAGCAACACTTTTTGTGATGGTCGTTTTATGCCTCACGTACATTTCACCTCTTCTCGTGGCTTACAGAAGTCAAG GCTTCTGGCTGAAGAGAAGCACATATGAAGAGCAGCCCGTCGTTCAGTTTCAGTATGACATGATCCTGATAGGAGCAACAAACACAGCAGGGAATTATGTGGCATGGAGCACATTTCCTAACTTTAATCGACTAGTCGGAGATAATTTGCGCATACCTTCGGTATCT GTTCAGGAGGAGGACAGAAACCAGGATGGGAAATCAGATTTTCTTAATCTCCAGATTAACATCCCGCTTAAACCAGAAGAGCAGATGTTTACCATCCAGCTGCTGCTCACGTTCACATATCAGCTGTTTGTGTGTATCCAGTgcattcatatacagtatacaacaaTTTGCCTGTCTGTGTTCTGCAATATATGCATCTGTCTGTttatccatctatctatcttTCTAGAGGATGTCTACCGTTGCAATGCAGACCCTTGCATTTGTTCAGCATTCCTCATCTGTGCCAGGTTCTCAGCTGTTCATCAGTGCAGATCTAAGGCTTCACCAGCGAACTCCTCTTCCTCACCGAGGGGTACATGCTGTCTACAACGTGGGTGTCTatga